The segment CTGCCCGGCGCGCGGGCAAAAACCACATAGAAGTCGGCGATGCCGCCGTTGGAGATCCAGGTTTTCTGTCCGTTCAGCACGTAGGCCTGGCCTTCGGGGCGGGCCTCGGTGCTGAGGGCCCCCACATCGGAGCCCGCCTCGGGTTCGGAAAGGGCAAATGCGGCGATGTACTCGCCTTTTGCTACCCTGGGCAGGTAATGAGCTTTTTGTTCCGGGGTGCCATGCAAGGTGATGGCGCCCGAGCCCAGCCCCTGCATGGCAAAGGCGAAGTCGGCCAGGCCCTGGTGGTAGGCCAGGGTCTCGCGGATGAGACAGACGGCGCGGGTGTCTATGGTCTCAAAGACTCCCCCGTAGGCCTGCCCCCCCACCGCGTAGCGTGTCCAGCCCGCCTCGCCCAGCATTTGGACGAGCCTACGGCAGGCTTGGTCGGTGTCGTGCTCGTCCTGCGGGGTGAGTTTGTGCGCTGCCCAGGCCGGCAGCTCCTGGGCCAGTTTGCGGTGATGGGCTTCGAAGAAGGGCCACTCGAGGTGTGCGCGCTGCATTCAATCCCCCTCGAAAACCGGCGTCTCTTTGGCCACAAAGGCCTGGTAAGCCCGGTGGAAGTCCTGGGTGGTCATGCACAAAGCCTGGGCCTGGGCCTCGGCCTCGATGGCCTCGTCTAAGCCCATGCTCCACTCCTGGTGCAGCATTTTCTTGGTCATGGCGTGGGCGAAGGTGGGGCCTTTGGCCAGCTCGAGGGCAAACTGCTGGGCTTCCTCCAGTAGCTGCTCTGGCGCACACAGCCGGTTGAAGAAGCCCCAGGCCAGGCCCTCCTCCCCGCTCATGGCCCGGCCTGTGTACAAAAGCTCGGCGGCCCGGCCCTGCCCGATGATGCGCGGCAGCATGGCGCAGGCCCCCATATCAGCGCCCGCCAGCCCCACCCGACTGAACAGGAAAAGGGTTTTGCTCTGGGCGGTGCCAAAGCGGATGTCCGAGGCCATGGCCAGAATGGCCCCGGCTCCCGCACAAACCCCGTCCACCGCGCTGATGATGGGCTGGGGGCAGGCCCGCATGGCCCGCACCAGGTCGCCGGTCATGCGGGTGAAGGCCAGCAGGCTGGGGGTATCCATCCGGGTCAGGGGGCCGATGATCTCGTGGACGTCGCCGCCCGAGCAGAAGTTGCCCCCGGCCCCGCTGAGCACCACCGCCCGCACGTCCTCGGCGTAGGACAAAGCCCGGAAGAGGTCGCGCAGCTCGGCATAGGACTCGAAGGTCAGGGGGTTTTTTCGCTCAGGCCGGTTCAGGGTAAGGGTAGCCACCCGGCCCTCGACCTGCCAGCGGAAGTGCTGGGCCGGATAGTCGGCCAGGGTACAGGCCCCATCCACCCGCCGCTTCTCTTTCATCGGGCCTCCTTTTCGTTCAGGTGTTGCTTGAGCTTGCCCAGAAGGGCGTAGAGGGTCTCTTTTTCCTCGCTCGAGAGCCCCTCGAATAGCTCGATCACCCAGCCCTCGTGCACTGCTGCCATCTCCCCAAACAGGCGCTGCCCCTCGGGGGTGAGCTTGACCACGAAGGAGCGCCGGTCGCTTTTATCTACCTCGCGCCGTACCAGACCTTCGGCCTCGAGCTGGTCGGTAATCCCCGTGATGTTGCCGGTCGTGACCATCATCCGCTTTGAAAGTTCGCTCATCTTCAGGCCCTCCGGGTGGCGCTCGAGCTGGGCTAAGAGGTCGAAGCGGGGCAGGGTGGTCTTGAAGTTTTCCCGCAGGCGGCTGCGGATTTTACTGGTGATGCGGTTGGTGCAGGTGAGCATCCGTAGCCAGAGCCTGATGGCCTGGTGGTGGTCGTTGGCCAGGCGGGTCTCGAGGTCTTTTTCCATCGTGAGCATCTACACCTCTCCTCCTGCAATGGCGATGGCCTGTCCGTTAATGGCTGCCGATTCCGGCAGGCACAGCCACAGTACGGCCTGCGCGACTTCCTGCGGCTCCACCAGCCGCCCCTGGGGGTTGGCACGGGTCAGCTCGGCCCGGGCCTCCTCCGTGCTGCGCCCGGTTTTCTGCGCGATCTGGGCCAGGCTGGCCTCGAGCAGGCCGGTCTGGGTGTAGCCGGGGCAGACCGCGTTGACGGTGATGTTTTTTCTGGCCAGCTCGAGCGCCAGCGAACGGGTCAGGCCGATCACCCCGTGCTTGGCCGCACAGTAGGCGCTTACGTAGGGGTAGCCCTTGAGTCCGGCGGTGCTGGCGATGTTGACGATGCGGCCCCAGCCTGCCCCCAGCATCCCCGGCAGCGCGGCCTGGGTGCACAAAAACGTTCCGGTCAGGTTCACCGCCAACATCCTTTCCCATAGCCCCAGATCGGTTTTGGTGAAGGGCTGGCTCTCGGCCTGCCCGGCGTTGTTGACCAGGATCGATACGTCCCCCAGCGCACACGCTGCGCCGCCGAAGGCCCTCTGCACATTCTCCGGATCGGTTACGTCGCAGGTTTCCACGTGAACCTCGGTGGCGAGCTTCCCGGCCTGCGCTTCCAACTGCGCCCGGTTGCGCCCCATCAGCGTGAGCCTGGCCCCGGCCTGGGCCAAAGCCGCCGCGATGGCGGCCCCAATGCCGCGCCCAGCGCCGGTCACGACGGCGTGTTTTCCCGCGAGCGACTGCGTGTTCATCGGATGGCCAGCTCCTCGGCCCGCTCGAGCGAGGCCCGGGCCAGGTTGCGCTCGATCTGGGCCTTGCCCGAGAGGTACTGTTTGGGCCAGCCCACCTCGGTGTAGCCCAGCCGCGCGGCCTGGTTCAGGGTCCAGTGGGGGTCGGCCAGGTGCGGGCGGGCGATGGCGCACAGGTCGGCCCGCCCGGCGGCGATGATGGAGTTCACGTGGTCGGCCTCGTAGATGGCCCCCACTGCCATGGTGGCGATGCCCACCTCGTTGCGGATGCGGTCGGCGAAGAGGGTCTGGTACATCCGCCCGTACACCGGCCTGGCCTGGCGGGTGGTCTGCCCCGAGGAGACATCGATCAGGTCGCACCCGGCCTCCTTGAACAGGCGGGCAATCTCTACCGCGTCGTCGGGGGTGTTGCCGCCGGGGGCCCAGTCGTGGGCGGAGATCCGCACCGAGATGGGCAAGTGCTCAGGCCAGACCGCGCGCAAAGCCCGGAAGACCTCGAGGGGGTAGCGGCAGCGGTTCTCCAGGCTCCCGCCATACCCATCGGTGCGGTGGTTGGTGAGGGGGCAGATGAAGGCCGAGAGCAAATAGCCGTGGGCACAGTGCAGCTCGAGCCAGTCGAAGCCCGCCTCCACCCCCCACAGCGCGGCCTGCACGAAGTCGGCCTTGACCCGCTCCATGTCTTCCAGGGTCATCGCGCGGGGAATCTGATTATTGGGGCCGTAGGGGATGGGCGAGGGGGCCAGCAGCGGCCAGTTGCCTTCCGGCAGGGGCTCGTCCTGGGCCTCCCAGCCCACCTGGGTCGAGCCCTTGGGCCCGGCGTGCCCCAGCTGGAGCCCGATCTTGGCATCGCTGTGCTGGTGCACGAAGTCCACGATGCGCTTGTAAGCCAGCATGTGCGCTTCGCTGTACAGCCCCGCACAGCCCGGGGTGATGCGCCCGTCGGGTGAGGGGGCGGTCATCTCGGTGAAGACCAAAGCAGCCCCACCCAGAGCCCGCGCCCCCAGGTGCACCAGGTGGAAGTCGTTCACCAGCCCATCTTTGGCCGAGTACATGGCCATGGGCGAGACCACCACCCGGTTTTTGAGCGTAAGGCCCCGCAGCCGAAAGGGCGTAAACATGGGCGGAATGGGCCGGGCGGGCAGGCCGGATTTTTGCGCCAGCCAGGCCTCGTAACCCTCGAGGTACTTGCGGTCGCGCAAGCGCAGGTTCTCGTGGGAGATGCGCTGGGAGCGGGTGAGCAGGCTATAGGCGAACTGCTCGGCTTCAAAGTGGCTGTAGCGCTCCACGTTCTCGAACCACTCGGTGGAGTTGCGGGCGGCGTTTTGCAGCTTCAGCACCTCTATCTGCCGCACCTCCTGGTAGGTTTCCAGCACCTCCTCGAGCTTATCCGGGGTATCGCCCAGCCGCTCGAAGGTGCGGGCCAGCTCGATGGCGTCCTCCAGGGCCAGCTTGGTGCCGCTGCCAATCGAGAAGTGGGCGGTGTGGGCGGCGTCGCCCATCAACACCACCGGCACCTTGCCGTTCCAGTGCACCCAGCGCTGGCAGACCACCCGGGGAAACTTGATCCAGATGGCCGAACCGCGCAGGTGAGCGGCGTTGGACATCAGTTTGTGCCCGCCCAGATACTTGGCGAAAAGCCGCTCACAGAAGGCGATGCCCTCCTCCTGGCTCATCTGGCCCAGGCCCGCCTTCTGCCAGACCTCTTCGGGTGTCTCCACGATGAAGGTCGAGGTGTGTTCGTCGAACTGGTAGGCGTGGGCCTGGAACCAGCCCCACTCGGTCTTTTCGAAGGCAAAGGTGAAGGCCGGAAAAGGCTGGTGGGTGCCCAGCCAGACGAAGCGGCACTTACGCAGTTCGATGTCGGGCTGGTAGGTAGGTTCGTACTTTTTGCGGATGCGGCTGTTGATGCCATCGGCGGCGATGACCAGGTCGGCCCTGTACTCCCTGGCAATGGCTTCATCGTCGGCGACTTCGGTCTGAAAGACCAGATGAACCCCTAACTCGCGGCAGCGGTCTTGCAGGATGTTCAACAGCCTCTGCCGCCCAATGCCAATGAAGCCGTGGCCCGAGGAGCAAATCGTGCGCCCCTTGAAATGCACTTCGATGTCATCCCAGTGGTGGAAAGCCCGGCTAACCTGGAGGTAGGTGGGGTAGTCGGCTTTTTCCAGGTTGCCCAGGGTCTGGTCGGAGAAGACCACCCCCCAGCCGAAGGTATCGTCCGGGCGGTTGCGCTCGAGCACCGTGACCTGGTGGGCCGGGTTCTGCTTTTTCATCAGCAGGGCGAAATAAAGCCCCGCTGGCCCTCCGCCGATGCAAACTATCCGCATGGCTCAAACCCGTCCACTGCAAAAGGTTGTGGTGGCTTGCAAAAGCGCCTCATACTTCCCGACCCCGGTTACCTCAGCGGTATTTTGTTTAGGTATAAAATATTTAGATTTGATGTAAAAAATTGTATTAGATACCACAATCAACCACCCCGCCCGTAAGCGGGGTGTTTTTTGGGCTGCGGCGGGAATGGGGATGAGTTTACCGCTCGAGCAGTCTTTTGAAGGCCTCGAGGACTGGCTTGTGCTCGAGCTCAGCGGTCGTGCCGGAGACCAGCTCGAGGCTCAGGTTGATGTTGCTGGCCGGTGGCCGGACCAGGGCCACCTGGCGGCCCACCAGGTACACCCCAAAGTAATCGCCGCTGTCCACGGTCTGGTTGCGGTTGATGTCCTTCCAGCCGGCCACTGCATAGGAACCGGCCTCTAGCCCTGGGATGGTGTAGTTGCCGGTGCGGGTATCGGCGCTGAGGGTGACCCCTTTGGAGCGGTTGACATCGAAATCGCTGCCGGTCCAGAAGAGGGCAGCCATGAACGCATCCTTCAGGGTGGGTAGATTGGCGGTTCCCACCGTGAGCACCAGCGCGGCATTCACGGTCTGGCTGCCCGCACTGCCCTGCACCACCATGGGGTACTGGCCGGGCGGCACCGTAGCGGCCACGCTGAGGGCCAGGGTGGCGGTGGCACCGGTGGAGGGGTTAGGGGTGAAGGTGCCGCTCACCCCGGCGGGCGCGCCCTGAAGGCTCAGGGTAACCGCCCCGGTAAACCCTCCTACCCGCTCGATACCCACGACCACCTGGGCCGTACCGCCGGGTGCTACGGTAAGGCTGCTGGGGGTGGTGCTCAGGGTAAAAGAGCCCACAGGTGCCCCGGCCAGAGCCTGCAGGGCGGCATGGGCATCCACCAGTCCAGCCCCGCAGTCGGCGGCGGTGATCCCGGGCGGGGGGGTGGGGCGCCTGGCGTCGGTCTCGCCCTGGCACTGGGTCTGGGTGAGGGGACGGGCGGTGCGCCGCAGGATGTCGAGGGCCTCGGCGCGGGTCAGGCTGGGTCGGGCGCTTTTCATCAGGGCGATCAGGCCGGCCACATGGGGGGCAGCCATCGAGGTGCCGTGGTAAAAGACGTAGTTGAACTGGTTGTTGGGGTCGGACTTAAGCGGGCTCAGCACCCCACCGCCGCTCTGGATGCCGTTCAGGTTAACCGAGACATTCCCACCGGGGGCCATCACATCGATGCGCGTGCCAAAGTTGGAGTAGGGGGCGCGACCGCCCGAAGGGCCGGTTGCGCCGACGGTGATTACACCGCTACAACTGGCTGGAGTAAAGTTGGCTGCGTTCTGAGCGTTGTTCCCTGCCGCTGCCACAATAATGACTCCGGCAGCATTGATGCGGTTGATGACATCCTGGTAGAGCGGGGTCTGGCTACAGGGCCGGGCCCCGCCCAGGCTCATGTTGATGATGGCCGCTTTGTTGGGGTTGGCAGGTGCGCCCTCCACCGGCAGCGCGGCTGCCCACAGCATTCCATCGGTGATGTCCACCAGGGTGCCACCCTGTACGCCCAGCACCCGCACCGGCAGCAGCCGGGCGCCCCAGCTCACCCCGGCTACGCCCAGGTTGTTGTCGCTGCGGGCCAGGATGGTTCCGGCCACGTGGGTGCCGTGGTAGCTGCTCTGGGTAGGTTCTGACAGGTCGCCGGAATCCTCCGGGTTGTTGTCGCGCCCGTTGCCGTCGCGGGCATTGTTGGGGTCGGAGATCATGTCGAAACCGGGCAGGATGCGGTCTGGGTCGAAATCGGGGTGTTGCAAAAGCTGACCGGTGTCAACTACCGCGACCGTGACGGGGTTGGTCTGGCCGCGCTCGGTATCCCAGGCCTGGGGCAGGTTGATGGCGGGATAGTGCCACTGCTGGGGGTAGAGGGGGTCGTTGGGGGTACGGGCGGGGTAGAGCATATAGTTGGGCTGGGCATACTCGATCTCGGGCCGGGCGGAAAGCTCGGCCACCGCGTTCAGAACACCCTGGGCATCGAGCGGCGCCTGGAAAAGCGCGGTGCGCTCGAGCGAAAGACCCCGCACCCGTTGCAGAACCGCTCCGCTCGCTTGCAGCGCCTGCAGGCTTTGCAGGCTGACCCCCGCCTTGAACTTGACGATCACCTGCCCGGGTACAAAGTCGGTATCGGCTGCCGACGCGCCTCCAGTGCCGATGCTAACCGTGCCGGAGATGCTACCCCCGCTGCCGCCCGGCGGCCCGCCGCCAGCCTGCACATTCAGGCGGAAGGTAGCGGTGTTGCTGGCTGCGCCGCTGGTGCCACGCACCACCGCATCGTAGGTGCCGCTGGCGACCCCCCCACCCACCAGCACCGTGAGGAGGCTGGTGTTCGCGGTGCTGCTGACGCTGGGGGGGTCGAAGCTGCCGGTGATGCTGGGCGGCACACCCTCGAGCGCAAGCACCACCTGGTTGGTTGCGCCCGGCGCGAAGGCCACGGTCACGGTAGCGGTGGCAAAACTGCCCACGGTCGCGGTCATCCCCGGTACGGACAGGCTGAAATTGGGGGTGCCGCCGCCGCCGCAGGCGCTCACGAGAAACACAAACCACAAGGCTGCCCATCGGTACATAGCACCCTCCTGCTACTGCTGGTTGTAGGTGGAGGGAACGGTGAACTGGGTGGGGGAATTGGGCCGGGTAACGGTAAAGGTAAAGCGGTACTGGCCGCTAATTTTGAGGTAGCAGGTGTTCGGCGGCTGCAAGGCCAGCCGCTCGCTGGGGATGACCAGGGCGCCCCCCAGGTTGACATCGAAGTTACCAAAGGAAGGCCCGATGGCGTGGGTAATGTTGACGCTGAGGAGCTGCATGTTTTCGCTGGGGGCGGCCAGGAACTGCAAACAGGGCCTGATCTGGCCGCCAAAGTTGCCGTTGGTCTCGAGGGCGAAGATGCTGATGGTGGGGGTAGCGGGTGGGGGTGGGGGAGGGGCGGTGTTGCTGCTACCGCAGGCGCTGAGCACCCCCAGGACCAGCCATAGACCGGTGTGTTTGAGCCATGTGTTCATACTGCCTCCTTTGAGCTACTGCTTATGAGTCAGAAAAAGATGTTGGCGCCCACCCTGAGCCCGATGGTGGTGCCGCTGATGGGCATCGAGACCGCCGAGCCCCCGGCCGTCCCGGTGACCGAGCCGGTAGCGAAACCTGGCCGGGCCTCGGCGAAGAGGGCAAACTGGCGGTTGAGCAGATACTCCACCCCCAGCACCCCGTTGCCCTCAAATACGATTCCCGAGACCGAGGCCCCCTGCACCAACCCGCTCAGGAAGCCCAGGCCAACCCCTGCGCCGATGTAAGGGTTGATGGGGGAGTTGGGCGTGGCGACCAGGTACAGGCCATCCGCCCCGAATCCAAAGCCGGTCAGACCCCCTCCCGAACTAAAGGAAAGCACGCCCCTGGCCCCAAAGGCCGGGGTGAAGGTGGCCCCGAACTGCACCCCAAAGGTGGCGGTGCTGTCGTTGAGGGCGAAGGCAAAGGTTCCCCCCAGGTAGGCGCGCTGGGCCAGACCTTGACCCCAAAGACCGAGGACAATCAGAACCAGGGACAGCAGGATTTTTCTCATAGTATTTGCTCCTTATGGGCTCTAGAAGCACAAAATTTAGCGGGTGTCGGGTGGTTTTGGCCGGAACTGCTCCATCCAGTGCAGGGCGGCCTCGAGGCTATCGGTCTGGGCCTCCGCGCCGCTTTGCACATGGCGCACCTGGTAGCGTTGGCTGCCACCGGGAAGCAGCCAGCAGCGAACCAAGAAAGTGGTACGCTGCTTGGGCAGGCGTTTGGATTTGTGCATACAACGCTCCTCAGCAGCCTCATGGGGCCATAATTCCGCAGGGCCCTTACCGGTCACTTACTGGCGCTTACTGCCTTGCTAAGATGAAACAAGATGTCCGCGCAACCGCGCCTGCGCATTGGTTTACTGGGCCAGTTTCGCTTGAGCCTGGACGACCAGGTCTTGCCCATCCTGGCCCAGCGTAGGAAGGCCAGCGACATCATCAAGCTGCTGGCCCTGCAGCCCAAGCAGCGCCTCCACCGCGAACAGGTGGTGGACGCCCTGTGGCCCGATCTGGACCAAAAGGCGGGCATGAACAACCTTCACCAGAACCTCTACCACGCCCGCCGCATGCTCGAGCCGGGGCTTTCAAGAGGAGCCAGACCGCGCTTTCTGACCTTCGAACACGAGACCCTGGTGCTATATGCCAGCGGCCCGCTCGAGGTGGATTACTTTGCGTTCCTGCGCGGGGTAAGCCAGGCCCGCAGGCAGGGCGATGCGGCCCTCTACGAGGCTGCGGTGGCGCTGTACCAGGGCGATTTGTTGCCCGAAGACATCTACGAGGACTGGACGGAGCCCCAGCGCGACGAGGCCCGTTCGCTGTACCTGGCTGCCCTGCTTGAGCTGGCCCGGCTTTTGGAGCAGCAGGACGAACTGCTCCGGGCGGGGCGTTACCTCGAGCAAGCCATTGCCAAAGAGCCGACCGCCGAAGCGGCCCACCTGGCCCTGATGCAGATCTACGCCCGCACCGGGCGACAGATGGAGGCCATTCGACAGTTTCAAACCCTGCGCGAAGCCCTGGTACACGAACTGGGCGAGGAGCCCGACGAGGGCACCCGGGCGGTCTACGAGCAGATTCTGCAGCAGTTGCCTAACCTAAAAGAACGCGCGCTGTCCGCCGAGCCCAGACCCGCCCGGCCAGGATGGGTGCCGGCAGCTTTGTCGCCCCTGGTGGGCCGCGAAAGAGAGCTGGAAGAGACCCTGCAGCTATTGTCCGGTACCCGCTGCCTGACCCTAACGGGGGCTGCCGGTTCAGGAAAAACCCGCCTGGCACAGGAACTGGCCTCGAGGTTGCAGGGGCAGTACGAAGGGGGGGTCTGGTGGGTGGAGCTGGTAGCCCTGAGCAACGCTCAGATGATACTGCCGGCCATCGCCCAGACCCTGGGGGTGCACGGCACTTCTGAGCCCCTAAAGAGCGTCCTCGAGCGGTTGCAGGGTAGCAAAGCCTTGCTGGTGCTGGACAACTGCGAACACCTGATCGAAGGCTGTGCCGAGACGGCCATTCAATTGCTCAAATCGCTTCCAGGGCTGCAACTGCTGGCAACCAGCCGGGAGTCGCTGGGGATTGAGGGAGAGATGGCCTGGGTAGTAGCACCGCTGCAGGTGCCCGCTCCCGAAGCCGACGGCTACCCGGAGGCGCTGGAACGCTGCGAGTCGGTGCGATTTCTGCTGGGGCGGATTCGGCAGCGCCAGCCTCACTTTCAGCTCGACGGGCACAACGCGGATTACCTGGCGCAAATCTGCCGCCGACTGGAGGGACTGCCGCTGGCCCTGGAACTGGTGGCGACCTGGGTTGGGACGCTCTCGCTGGAGCAGATTGTCGCGCGCCTGGACAACAGCCTGCGCCTGCTGACCCGGGGCCACCGGGGTGTAGAGCGGCACCACCAGACCCTGGAGGCAGCCTTGGAGTGGAGTTATGCCCTGCTGGGCGAGCCGGAGAAAAACCTGTTTGTGCGGCTTTCGGTGTTTGTGGGGGGCTGGAGGCTCGAGGCTGCTGAAATGTTGTGCGCCGACCAGGGTATGGGGGCGGGTGAACTGGCAGAATGGCATGCCAGGCTGGTGCGCACCTCGATGGTCATGCGGTTTGAGGAGGGTTCCCAGCCGCGTTTTCGCATGTTGGAGCCGGTTCGACAGTTCGCCCAGGCCCGGCTTGAGGCCCTGGGTCTGGCCGAGGCAACCCAAAAACGTTTGCTGGAATGCTATCTGGCCGAGGCTACCCGCATTGCCCCCAAGCTAACCGGGGCGGAACAGGCCCAATGGTACAGCCACCTCTCCAGAGAGTACGAAAACATCCGGGCGGTTTTGCAGTGGGGCCAGTCCTGCCAGCTTGAGCTGGGTTTACAGCTCGCAGCGCGGCTGTGGCGCTTCTGGCAGGTCAAGGGTCACGCCCAGGAGATGCGGGCCTGGTTCGAGGAGGCCCTGCCCCAGGCCAGGCAAGTTCCTCCGGCTGTGTTGGCCGAAGCCTACAACGCAGCAGGAATCATGGCCCGCACCTGCGGCCTCTACGACCGCTCCTTCGAGTACCTGACGCAGGCGCTGGCCCTGCGCCGTGCGCTGGCAGATCGGCGGGGGGAGGCCATTGCGCTCAACAACCTGGCCGTGAGTGCCCGCGACCAGGCCGATTACCCCAAGGTCGAACACTACGGCCGTCAGAGCCTGGCCATCGCCCGCGAGATCGGCGACCGGAACCTCGAGGCCCTGGGCTTGATGAACCTGGGGGTTGCGCTGCGCGGACAGGCCCAGGATGAAGCAGCTCGCGAGCATTTTCGGCAAAGTCTGGCAATTTTTAGCGAGTTGGGCGAAAAGCGGTCGGTGGCTGCCCTATACAACTATCTGGGCGGACTGGCCCAGGATCAGGGCCGCTGGCAGGAAGCCCAGCAGCTCTACCAGCAGAGCCTCGAGCTCAACCAGGAGTTGGGCGATTTCTGGGGGCTGGGCATCTCCACCCACAACCTGGCTGCCCTTCGATACGAGCAGCAAGAGTACGCCCAGGCCTGGGAAGCGTTGCAACAGAGCCTGGCCTACTACCGCCGGGCGGGGGTGCGGCACGGTCTGAACGAATGCTTCGAAACTTTTGCCAGGCTGGCCCATAAGCGGGGCGAGCTCGAGCAGGCGGCCTGGGCTTTGGGGGTTTTGGAATACCTCGAGGACGCCATGGGTGTGGTGGTGTCCTCCCAACGCCGGGACCTGCGCGAGCGGTTGGCGGAAGAACTCCGTCTGGCCATGGGCCAGGCGGCGTATATGCAAGCACGCCAGCGAGGCCGCAGGAACACACTGGAAGATGCCTACCAGCACATCCTGGGTCGGACGCCCCAGGTTTGACAAGAAATGTCCGTGATTCGTTCTTCTTGCCGGGGCCCCCACCTGAAGCACTGGCGGGAGCAACCCGCAAATCTGGAAGGTTGTGACCTGCTCTAAACAGAATGCTTCAGGTGGGGTTCCTATGACCTATCGCGGTAGCTGCCGCCAGACCTTCTCCGGGGTGAGGGGCATATCCAGATGGGCGATGCCCAGTGCGTCCAGCACCGCATTGACCACCGCCGGAGTGGCCGCAATGGCCCCCGCCTCGCCCACGCCCTTCACGCCCAGGGGGTTGGTGGGGGAGGGGGTCTGGTGGTGGTGTGGCTCGATGGGGGGAATCTGGTCGGCTTTGGGCAGGGCATATTCCAGGTAGCTGGCGGTGCGGTTCTGTCCTTCCTGGTCGTAGACGATGCCCTCGAGCAAAGCCTGCCCGATGCCCTGGGCGATGCCGCCGTGCTGCTGACCCTCAAAAAGCAGCGGGTTGACCACCACCCCGCAGTCGTCCACCGCGATGTAGCGGAGGATTCTGACCTGGCCGGTCTCGGGGTCTACCTCGACCATGGCCAGGTGGGCCCCAAAGGGATAGTTGGCCTCTCTAAGGGAGAAGCTGGCGTGGCCCTCGAGCCCCGGCTCCAGACCCGCGGGCAGTTTGCGGGGGTTGAAGGCAGCAGCAAGAATCTGCTCAAGTCCAACCGCTTTGTCGGTGCCGCGCACCCCCCAGCCCTGCTCGAGCAGCTCGATGTCTTCGGGGGCCGCCTCGAGCAGGTGGGCCGCGATGCGAACCATTTTGTCGCGCACCAGCTCAGCGGCCTTCAGCACCGCCGAGCCCCCCACCGAGAGGGTGCGGCTGCCCGCCGTGCCCATGCCATAGGGAATAGCCAGGGTATCGCCCTGCACCACGCGAATGCGCTCGGGCCAAAGGCCCAGCCGCTCGGCCACAATCTGCACAAAGGCGTTCTGGGTGCCCTGGCCGTGGGGTGAGGTGCCGGTGAACACCACTGCGCTGCCATCGGGATTAACCCGCACCCCGCCGGTGTCCCAGCCATAGCCGGTAATCTCGACGTAGCTGCAAAGCCCCAGTCCCACCAGGCGGCCCTGGCTTCGGGCCTGGGCCTGTTCTGCGCGAAGCTGCTGGTAGTTGCTCACCTCGAGCAGCTTGTCCAGCACCTCGAGGTAGGCCCCGGAGTCGTATTTGGCCCCGGTACGGGTTTTGTAGGGGAAGGGGCCAGCAATAAAGTTCTTGCGGCGAATCTCGGCGGGGTCGAGCCCCAGCTCGCGCGCGCCCATGTCCATCAGGCGCTCGAGGTAATAGGTGGCCTCGGGCCGCCCGGCCCCCCGGTAGGCTCCGGTGGGGGTGGCGTTGGTGTAGACGGCCTGGAGCTCGAGCTCCAGCGCCGGTATTTCGTAGGGG is part of the Meiothermus cerbereus DSM 11376 genome and harbors:
- a CDS encoding enoyl-CoA hydratase family protein, with translation MKEKRRVDGACTLADYPAQHFRWQVEGRVATLTLNRPERKNPLTFESYAELRDLFRALSYAEDVRAVVLSGAGGNFCSGGDVHEIIGPLTRMDTPSLLAFTRMTGDLVRAMRACPQPIISAVDGVCAGAGAILAMASDIRFGTAQSKTLFLFSRVGLAGADMGACAMLPRIIGQGRAAELLYTGRAMSGEEGLAWGFFNRLCAPEQLLEEAQQFALELAKGPTFAHAMTKKMLHQEWSMGLDEAIEAEAQAQALCMTTQDFHRAYQAFVAKETPVFEGD
- a CDS encoding MarR family winged helix-turn-helix transcriptional regulator, producing MLTMEKDLETRLANDHHQAIRLWLRMLTCTNRITSKIRSRLRENFKTTLPRFDLLAQLERHPEGLKMSELSKRMMVTTGNITGITDQLEAEGLVRREVDKSDRRSFVVKLTPEGQRLFGEMAAVHEGWVIELFEGLSSEEKETLYALLGKLKQHLNEKEAR
- a CDS encoding SDR family NAD(P)-dependent oxidoreductase, translating into MNTQSLAGKHAVVTGAGRGIGAAIAAALAQAGARLTLMGRNRAQLEAQAGKLATEVHVETCDVTDPENVQRAFGGAACALGDVSILVNNAGQAESQPFTKTDLGLWERMLAVNLTGTFLCTQAALPGMLGAGWGRIVNIASTAGLKGYPYVSAYCAAKHGVIGLTRSLALELARKNITVNAVCPGYTQTGLLEASLAQIAQKTGRSTEEARAELTRANPQGRLVEPQEVAQAVLWLCLPESAAINGQAIAIAGGEV
- a CDS encoding bifunctional salicylyl-CoA 5-hydroxylase/oxidoreductase translates to MRIVCIGGGPAGLYFALLMKKQNPAHQVTVLERNRPDDTFGWGVVFSDQTLGNLEKADYPTYLQVSRAFHHWDDIEVHFKGRTICSSGHGFIGIGRQRLLNILQDRCRELGVHLVFQTEVADDEAIAREYRADLVIAADGINSRIRKKYEPTYQPDIELRKCRFVWLGTHQPFPAFTFAFEKTEWGWFQAHAYQFDEHTSTFIVETPEEVWQKAGLGQMSQEEGIAFCERLFAKYLGGHKLMSNAAHLRGSAIWIKFPRVVCQRWVHWNGKVPVVLMGDAAHTAHFSIGSGTKLALEDAIELARTFERLGDTPDKLEEVLETYQEVRQIEVLKLQNAARNSTEWFENVERYSHFEAEQFAYSLLTRSQRISHENLRLRDRKYLEGYEAWLAQKSGLPARPIPPMFTPFRLRGLTLKNRVVVSPMAMYSAKDGLVNDFHLVHLGARALGGAALVFTEMTAPSPDGRITPGCAGLYSEAHMLAYKRIVDFVHQHSDAKIGLQLGHAGPKGSTQVGWEAQDEPLPEGNWPLLAPSPIPYGPNNQIPRAMTLEDMERVKADFVQAALWGVEAGFDWLELHCAHGYLLSAFICPLTNHRTDGYGGSLENRCRYPLEVFRALRAVWPEHLPISVRISAHDWAPGGNTPDDAVEIARLFKEAGCDLIDVSSGQTTRQARPVYGRMYQTLFADRIRNEVGIATMAVGAIYEADHVNSIIAAGRADLCAIARPHLADPHWTLNQAARLGYTEVGWPKQYLSGKAQIERNLARASLERAEELAIR
- a CDS encoding S8 family serine peptidase; the protein is MYRWAALWFVFLVSACGGGGTPNFSLSVPGMTATVGSFATATVTVAFAPGATNQVVLALEGVPPSITGSFDPPSVSSTANTSLLTVLVGGGVASGTYDAVVRGTSGAASNTATFRLNVQAGGGPPGGSGGSISGTVSIGTGGASAADTDFVPGQVIVKFKAGVSLQSLQALQASGAVLQRVRGLSLERTALFQAPLDAQGVLNAVAELSARPEIEYAQPNYMLYPARTPNDPLYPQQWHYPAINLPQAWDTERGQTNPVTVAVVDTGQLLQHPDFDPDRILPGFDMISDPNNARDGNGRDNNPEDSGDLSEPTQSSYHGTHVAGTILARSDNNLGVAGVSWGARLLPVRVLGVQGGTLVDITDGMLWAAALPVEGAPANPNKAAIINMSLGGARPCSQTPLYQDVINRINAAGVIIVAAAGNNAQNAANFTPASCSGVITVGATGPSGGRAPYSNFGTRIDVMAPGGNVSVNLNGIQSGGGVLSPLKSDPNNQFNYVFYHGTSMAAPHVAGLIALMKSARPSLTRAEALDILRRTARPLTQTQCQGETDARRPTPPPGITAADCGAGLVDAHAALQALAGAPVGSFTLSTTPSSLTVAPGGTAQVVVGIERVGGFTGAVTLSLQGAPAGVSGTFTPNPSTGATATLALSVAATVPPGQYPMVVQGSAGSQTVNAALVLTVGTANLPTLKDAFMAALFWTGSDFDVNRSKGVTLSADTRTGNYTIPGLEAGSYAVAGWKDINRNQTVDSGDYFGVYLVGRQVALVRPPASNINLSLELVSGTTAELEHKPVLEAFKRLLER
- a CDS encoding P44/Msp2 family outer membrane protein; the protein is MRKILLSLVLIVLGLWGQGLAQRAYLGGTFAFALNDSTATFGVQFGATFTPAFGARGVLSFSSGGGLTGFGFGADGLYLVATPNSPINPYIGAGVGLGFLSGLVQGASVSGIVFEGNGVLGVEYLLNRQFALFAEARPGFATGSVTGTAGGSAVSMPISGTTIGLRVGANIFF